Proteins encoded within one genomic window of Leptospiraceae bacterium:
- a CDS encoding response regulator transcription factor — MRIMIVEDEPVTARYIKSLLEEIFQDRRHSISIQSNLLSAECFIWENQIDILILDLNLNGENGFELLEHAVASTFHTIIISGNIDKALVAFEYGVLDFIPKPFDADRLQLAINRLEENRKTRSQLKRISIRKDDSIFLLPIEDIDFFEADGKQTKVYLKNGSIEQYKKNLNAIDQFLPPNFYRVHKSYIVSLDNIREIKIKNGNVYHAITHNAQEVPVGRKAFKEIQSKFHLLDS; from the coding sequence ATGAGAATAATGATCGTAGAAGATGAACCGGTGACAGCTCGATATATAAAAAGTTTACTAGAAGAAATCTTTCAGGATAGAAGGCATTCGATTTCTATTCAATCCAATTTACTGAGTGCAGAATGTTTTATTTGGGAAAACCAAATTGATATACTCATCCTGGATTTGAATTTGAATGGGGAAAATGGATTTGAATTACTCGAACATGCTGTTGCTTCTACTTTTCACACAATTATTATATCAGGTAATATTGATAAGGCGCTCGTTGCGTTCGAGTATGGAGTTCTAGACTTTATTCCGAAACCTTTTGATGCAGATAGGTTACAATTGGCGATTAATCGACTGGAAGAAAATCGAAAGACTCGTTCTCAACTAAAAAGAATTTCCATTCGCAAAGATGACTCCATTTTTCTTTTACCAATTGAAGATATTGATTTTTTTGAAGCAGATGGAAAGCAAACAAAGGTTTATTTAAAAAATGGAAGCATTGAGCAATATAAAAAAAACCTAAATGCAATAGATCAATTTTTACCACCCAATTTTTATCGGGTTCATAAATCCTATATAGTATCTCTCGACAATATAAGAGAAATCAAGATTAAAAATGGAAATGTTTACCATGCTATTACGCATAACGCCCAAGAAGTGCCTGTAGGCAGAAAGGCTTTCAAAGAAATTCAAAGCAAATTTCATCTTCTAGACTCTTAA
- a CDS encoding flavin reductase family protein — protein sequence MAITKDDFKKAMGHWASGVTIVTYSENGIYSGLTASSFTSLSVDPFLILFSVLKTTASHDKILQIKEFAVNILSSEQESLSNQFAKSDTDRNALVNENGFIQQITKSPLLKNSLCHLDCTLENVYEGGDHSILVGKVHYAYTDESKRPLLYFYRKYYSI from the coding sequence ATGGCGATAACAAAAGACGATTTTAAGAAAGCAATGGGGCATTGGGCTTCGGGGGTAACAATCGTTACCTATTCGGAGAATGGAATTTACAGCGGACTTACTGCATCTAGTTTTACTTCTCTTTCTGTAGATCCATTTCTTATTTTATTTTCGGTTCTAAAAACAACTGCGAGCCATGATAAGATTCTTCAGATCAAAGAATTTGCAGTTAATATTCTTTCCTCAGAGCAAGAGTCTCTTTCGAATCAATTTGCAAAATCGGATACAGATAGAAATGCACTTGTAAATGAAAATGGATTTATCCAACAAATAACAAAGTCACCACTTCTAAAAAATTCCCTCTGTCATCTAGATTGCACATTAGAAAATGTGTATGAAGGTGGAGATCATTCAATACTCGTGGGTAAAGTGCATTATGCGTATACAGATGAATCTAAACGTCCATTGCTCTATTTTTATAGAAAGTATTATAGCATTTGA
- a CDS encoding histidine kinase — protein sequence MRILIVTIVLIIFSCSADKQIKPPDAVNGILDLREWNFDSKKDSIVSLVGLWEFYWNTFIESPEEQRNFFLDKDAANIHYIPIPSEWQDYKINNASLPSKGYAMYRLRVLMPKTDIPLSFAMTDICMSYRLYVNGVLHHTNGKVGTSEEDSIPFQRHGIFPLHKNAEELEIVFLISNFYHSRAGLWNKISIGSRAQIESNYQNKIALTFFTFGILLIMSIYHFVFYFLRRKDKSPLFFGVMCLALALRTIGMEERVILDLLPFIPFKAIYKLEFITAYVTIAFFFLFIRNLFPEEFSKTILRITLLFSFIACLIPVLFIPYYYDLPLFRSLQFWLIFSILYSGYVLIKAINKNRMGSSAFLIGVSIFFLTIINDVLYGGAIIYTVNLSIYGFLSFVIAQSIVLAIRFTHAFAMEEQYNIVQKEIEISKQRLLEREIQLKEAETIKKKLELGMLKQTIQPHFLMNSLSTLLGLIRENPTRAGKLVNSLGAEVRTMLDVSSETIIPLSTEIEICKSHLDIMAIRLERNFFLKTEGISGEEKFPPLVLQTLIENAFTHSVKYTGNIEFLIKKFSLDSEKNIILDNGKQEISASELQYEFYCIFDDSFVVNTKLPEGNKKGTGTLYIKSRLEESYPNRWSFDQGWENKTWVVKIGIKQ from the coding sequence ATGAGAATACTCATTGTGACTATAGTGCTTATTATCTTTTCGTGCTCAGCGGATAAGCAAATAAAACCGCCAGACGCTGTGAATGGAATTCTAGATTTAAGAGAATGGAATTTCGATTCAAAAAAAGACAGCATTGTAAGTCTAGTTGGTTTATGGGAATTTTATTGGAATACTTTCATCGAATCACCAGAAGAACAAAGAAATTTTTTTCTAGATAAAGATGCGGCTAATATTCATTATATTCCGATTCCCTCTGAATGGCAAGACTATAAAATTAATAATGCATCACTTCCATCCAAAGGCTATGCAATGTATAGGCTAAGAGTGCTTATGCCCAAAACCGATATTCCTCTTAGCTTTGCTATGACGGATATTTGTATGTCTTATAGGTTGTATGTAAACGGAGTATTACATCATACAAACGGCAAGGTAGGAACGTCAGAAGAAGATTCTATACCGTTTCAACGACATGGAATATTTCCTTTACATAAGAATGCAGAAGAGTTAGAAATTGTTTTTTTGATTTCTAACTTCTACCATTCAAGAGCAGGGCTCTGGAATAAAATTTCGATAGGATCTAGAGCACAAATAGAAAGTAATTATCAGAATAAAATAGCACTGACCTTCTTTACTTTTGGAATTCTTCTTATAATGAGTATTTACCACTTTGTATTTTATTTTTTAAGACGAAAAGATAAATCACCGTTATTTTTTGGAGTAATGTGCCTAGCACTAGCGTTACGAACCATTGGTATGGAAGAAAGAGTTATTCTAGATTTATTACCCTTTATTCCTTTCAAAGCCATCTATAAATTAGAATTTATTACTGCTTACGTAACTATCGCATTTTTTTTCCTATTCATTCGCAATCTTTTTCCGGAAGAATTTTCCAAGACTATATTACGTATCACTTTATTATTTTCTTTTATTGCCTGCCTAATACCGGTTCTTTTTATTCCATATTACTACGATTTACCGCTCTTTCGTTCTCTCCAGTTCTGGTTAATATTTAGTATCCTCTATTCAGGTTACGTATTAATTAAAGCTATTAATAAAAATAGAATGGGCTCTTCTGCTTTTTTAATTGGTGTTTCCATTTTCTTCCTTACAATTATCAATGATGTTCTTTATGGGGGCGCCATTATCTACACAGTAAATCTTTCCATCTATGGATTTTTATCTTTTGTGATAGCTCAATCAATTGTTCTTGCCATTCGATTTACGCATGCGTTTGCAATGGAGGAGCAATACAATATTGTGCAAAAAGAAATTGAAATAAGTAAACAAAGACTATTGGAAAGAGAGATTCAGTTAAAAGAAGCAGAGACTATAAAAAAGAAACTCGAACTAGGAATGCTAAAACAAACAATACAACCCCATTTTCTAATGAATTCTCTTTCTACACTCCTCGGGCTCATTCGAGAAAATCCCACACGAGCAGGCAAATTAGTAAACTCTCTTGGAGCAGAAGTTAGAACTATGCTAGATGTATCGAGTGAGACAATTATTCCCCTTTCAACGGAAATAGAAATTTGCAAATCACATCTAGACATAATGGCTATTCGCCTGGAAAGAAATTTCTTCTTAAAAACAGAAGGAATATCCGGTGAAGAGAAATTTCCCCCTCTCGTATTACAAACTCTTATAGAGAATGCATTTACTCATTCTGTGAAATACACAGGTAATATTGAATTCTTGATAAAGAAATTTTCCTTAGATTCCGAGAAGAATATAATTTTAGATAACGGTAAACAAGAAATATCCGCGTCTGAATTACAGTATGAATTTTACTGTATATTTGATGATTCTTTTGTGGTTAATACTAAATTGCCAGAAGGAAATAAAAAAGGAACTGGAACTCTGTATATTAAATCTCGTTTAGAAGAAAGCTACCCGAACAGATGGAGTTTTGATCAGGGTTGGGAAAATAAAACATGGGTAGTAAAAATTGGTATTAAGCAATGA
- a CDS encoding DnaJ domain-containing protein has protein sequence MINLLLTLLGLFLIINSKEILFFILGVFLVVLAVRRTLDEFSVDTVTDNREYLSALVYKIRNEIGGYSILEQYAAILVSACIHIAKSDGRISEKEILVIRQAIQREFQGNVDENLIARIVGYTKGHIQNFSKEEIFQSLVEVVNLYFQHLNGAGWEARIELTSMLFLMIYEVALADGGVTQAEEDLFNRLCFQFSLPGAYVQNIKRTAQYNVNARTNQNSSGHTGQAYTREYVDSSKLKNSLVLFNLKETYTLEELEKAWKQMAIMYHPDKFHNAKPEIYELMNKKFIEAKDAYEFLKKRKG, from the coding sequence ATGATTAATCTTCTCCTCACTCTCCTTGGACTTTTTTTAATTATTAATTCCAAAGAAATTTTATTTTTTATACTTGGAGTGTTTCTTGTTGTGCTTGCAGTAAGAAGAACGCTCGATGAATTTAGCGTAGATACAGTTACGGATAATCGCGAGTATCTGAGTGCGCTTGTTTATAAAATTCGAAATGAAATAGGTGGATATTCTATTCTTGAACAGTATGCGGCTATTCTTGTCTCTGCTTGTATTCATATTGCCAAATCAGATGGACGCATTTCCGAAAAAGAGATTCTTGTTATACGTCAGGCGATACAGAGAGAGTTTCAGGGTAATGTAGATGAAAATTTAATTGCACGCATTGTAGGCTATACAAAAGGACATATTCAAAATTTTTCAAAAGAAGAAATATTTCAGTCTCTAGTAGAAGTTGTGAATTTATATTTCCAACATCTAAATGGAGCAGGCTGGGAAGCGCGTATTGAATTAACTAGTATGTTATTTTTGATGATATATGAAGTAGCACTTGCCGATGGGGGAGTCACGCAAGCAGAGGAAGATTTATTCAATCGACTATGCTTTCAATTCTCTCTCCCCGGTGCGTATGTGCAAAATATAAAACGCACCGCACAATACAATGTAAACGCTCGCACAAATCAAAACTCCAGCGGTCATACCGGTCAAGCGTATACTCGCGAGTATGTAGATAGTTCCAAACTAAAAAATTCACTCGTCTTATTTAACTTAAAAGAAACTTATACTTTAGAAGAATTGGAAAAAGCATGGAAGCAAATGGCTATTATGTATCACCCGGATAAATTTCATAATGCCAAACCAGAAATCTATGAACTTATGAATAAAAAATTCATTGAAGCTAAGGATGCATACGAGTTTTTGAAAAAAAGAAAAGGTTAG